A stretch of the Ptychodera flava strain L36383 chromosome 18, AS_Pfla_20210202, whole genome shotgun sequence genome encodes the following:
- the LOC139117647 gene encoding uncharacterized protein yields MTIFSETSDLEYMQLINHNVTVRGAQRNQRNGTYVLDASSIYDLAGFTLYTVFLTMAILVLLKLCIAMMTNKYRVLKESISMEWHFRRSEIWLLYIRQKIIFPPPFNVLEVFVRMLLQKAKCSANRCENSASDVEMSEVKGGQEKLMGEKEKVGSKDFKPTYKQLLIVLKVRYYKAYGCNNCKIHDPCVG; encoded by the exons ATGACAATATTTTCCGAAACAAGTGACCTGGAATACATGCAACTCATCAATCACAACGTCACCGTGAGAGGCGCACAGCGAAACCAGCGGAACGGAACCTATGTGCTCGACGCAAGTAGTATCTATGACCTTGCTGGGTTTACGTTgtatacagtattcttgacgaTGGCGATTCTTGTCCTTCTGAAACTGTGTATAGCAATGATGACAAATAAGTACAGGGTGCTGAAG GAAAGTATCAGTATGGAATGGCATTTTAGAAGATCGGAAATCTGGCTGCTTTACATCAGACAAAAGATAATATTTCCACCCCCGTTTAATGTGTTGGAGGTTTTCGTAAGAATGTTGCTTCAAAAG GCTAAGTGTTCGGCGAACAGATGTGAAAACTCGGCCTCAGATGTAGAAATGTCTGAG GTGAAAGGCGGACAAGAAAAACTAATGGGAGAAAAG GAAAAGGTCGGATCAAAAGATTTCAAACCTACGTATAAACAG CTGCTCATAGTTCTCAAGGTTCGGTATTACAAAGCTTATGGTTGTAACAACTGCAAGATACACGACCCTTGTGTAGGATAG
- the LOC139117648 gene encoding von Willebrand factor D and EGF domain-containing protein-like, translated as MRCTLDITARPANYGIGRRDVVFDKCRVDIDYTDFDENHIVKVLAVRDCQEDGFYTTTVDITPSSQCSVAVVQGYKETITISVVDVNCGHCYGTGDPHYVTFDGSSYDWYGVGDFVLFESPYNNFQVQVRTWKCWSVTCNCGIAIKEANDVITVDMCHGNFGKSSPRVRKPSEGKLVHGNKVYKHLNGKEFLVQMSSQRSVRVSADRYRLNIFLDIPSDDFNRSRGLCGTFDGHVTNDFTDRDGRVLQYVGRRPDSFSESWRVTNGESLFDNRPDDVIYSDQEFCACESSNKDCRKNIKEHADQLNRPQQEWVDITEELNDSGDRSAFSYSFYAKQRQENNSDDALLSGYTYYQDPDFLPRILTWPTRSGITEQQARDICTSAVQNSDSATSCSDVQEVDLFIGRDACVEDIGFSDSLLFLCDVVSIMEKHCEDVSLKNLTLYQKDINGKIIAPPSFLTSSMCPFRCGDHGYCTNGKYHCHEGYGGTDCSIDLNEPPTIWYVNGAEHSFCDVREEDCQSINVIGDNILNSDKLKCQLEETESLERYEKVLSDAHFQTFSEITCSLPVAMVNPGDPDDAGVTFKTVAVYLSNDNGNSASNALRFTIFDSKCRLCNGTDNCSLKPNTCDINGHCYMENESHHLNTDKKCVPDVDQYKWTVTSGQDSNKGAVVGAIIGGTLCTISAAAIVSVTGYMYFTRRWIFSSFRKKKVYPQTLQSNGEKSLDSWHSKSHMQMTGHK; from the exons gtatttgacaaatgtagGGTGGACATTGACTACACGGACTTCGATGAAAATCATATCGTTAAAGTTCTGGCTGTGAGAGACTGTCAAGAAGACGGATTCTATACAACAACTGTTGACATCACGCCTTCTAGTCAGTGTTCTGTTGCCGTTGTTCAGGGATACAAGGAAACCATTACT ATATCGGTAGTTGACGTTAACTGTGGGCATTGCTATGGAACAGGAGATCCCCATTACGTAACGTTTGACGGAAG TTCATATGACTGGTATGGCGTCGGGGACTTTGTACTCTTCGAGAGCCCCTATAATAACTTCCAG GTTCAGGTGAGGACTTGGAAATGCTGGTCCGTCACCTGTAATTGTGGAATTGCCATTAAAGAAGCTAATGACGTCATCACCGTAGATATGTGCCACGGGAATTTCGGAAAATCTTCGCCCAGAGTTCGGAAACCAAGTGAAGGAAAACTAGTTCACGGCAACAAAGTTTACAAGCATCTCAACGGAAAGGAATTTTTG GTGCAAATGTCTTCCCAGAGATCAGTGCGGGTCTCAGCGGACAGATACCGTCTGAACATATTCTTAGATATCCCAAGCGACGACTTCAATCGTTCAAGAGGTCTCTGTGGAACATTCGATGGCCATGTCACTAACGATTTCACCGACAGAGATGGAAGGGTCTTGCAGTATGTTGGTCGTCGTCCAGATTCATTTTCTGAAAGTTGGAG AGTCACGAACGGTGAAAGTCTGTTTGACAATCGCCCAGATGATGTCATCTACAGTGACCAAGAGTTCTGTGCATGTGAAAGCAGCAACAAAGACTGCAGGAAAAATATCAAGGAGCACGCTGACCAACTGAATCGTCCTCAGCAAGAATGGGTTGATATAACAGAAGAATTAAACGACAGCGGTGATAGGTCCGCATTTTCTTATTCATTTTATGCAAAAca AAGACAAGAAAACAACAGTGACGATGCCCTTTTGTCTGGATATACGTATTATCAAGACCCTGACTTCTTGCCCAGAATTCTAACCTGGCCAACTCGAAGCGGTATAACTGAACAACAAGCTCGCGATATTTGCACTTCGGCTGTCCAGAACTCTGACAGCGCAACATCATGTTCTGACGTTCAAGAGGTTGACTTGTTTATCGGAAGGGACGCATGCGTGGAAGACATAGGG TTTTCAGATAGTCTGCTGTTTCTTTGCGACGTTGTCTCCATCATGGAGAAGCATTGTGAAGACGTGTCTTTGAAGAATCTTACGTTATATCAAAAGG ATATTAATGGAAAAATCATAGCGCCACCGAGCTTCCTGACCTCGTCCATGTGTCCTTTCCGATGCGgagatcatggctattgcaccAACGGGAAATATCACTGTCATGAAG GTTACGGTGGCACTGATTGTTCTATTGATCTGAATGAACCACCGACTATCTGGTACGTAAATGGCGCTGAACATAGCTTCTGTGACGTCAGAGAAGAAGACTGCCAGTCAATAAATGTTATTGGGGATAATATTTTGAATTCGGATAAGTTAAAGTGTCAGCTGGAAGAGACG GAGTCACTGGAACGATATGAAAAAGTACTTTCAGATGCGCATTTCCAGACATTCTCTGAGATCACCTGTTCACTTCCCGTTGCCATGGTGAATCCCGGGGACCCTGATGATGCAGGTGTCACATTCAAGACTGTTGCGGTGTATTTGAGCAACGACAATGGAAACTCGGCCAGTAACGCGCTAcgatttacaatatttgattcAAAGTGTCGACTATGTAATGGGACGGATAACTGCTCTTTGAAG CCAAACACTTGCGACATCAACGGTCACTGCTATATGGAAAATGAAAGTCATCATCTGAACACAGACAAGAAATGTGTGCCAGACGTTGACCAATATAAATGGACAGTTACTTCAG GTCAAGACTCTAACAAAGGTGCTGTGGTCGGAGCAATAATAGGAGGGACCCTTTGCACAATTTCTGCAGCAGCCATCGTTTCGGTGACTGGTTATATGTATTTCACTAGGCGTTGGATTTTCTCATCATTTCGCAAGAAGAAG GTGTATCCACAGACGCTTCAATCCAACGGCGAAAAAAGTTTGGATTCCTGGCATTCAAAATCTCATATGCAAATGACAGGTCACAAGTAA